tcttctaaaaaagTCGTGGTCAAAGCTTGTCACAAATTCTGAGAGGAGGTTTCATACGATGGAGCCTCTTTTCCCTTTACACCCTTGCAAACACACATTTTTTAGATACTTCCACTGCACATGCACGCACACGGGGATGGTTTTTGAATGTATAAGAAACTTCAAAAGAAAAATCGAGCAAAATAAGAAACTTCAAATGGACTCATATATTTTTGGAGGGTTAATGGACTCGGATGGATAAACTCCGCAGAACGAGCCCAGCGCATGCGGCCCAACAGCCCACGGAGGAACCCTAGCCTCCATCCGACTTATATACCCCCTCCTCCTCCCCGCAATCCATCTCttctcctcctccccgccgccgccgccgtctcctcctACTCTTCGCCGCTCCCGctcccgccgccgcgccaccgccgtCAGCCATGGTACGTGCGCCATCCCGGCCGCCGCACGTCGCCACACCGGACGCGCGCTGACACCCGCTCGTGTCTCCTCGCAGGCACCCAAGAAGGAGAAGGCCCCGGCGGCGTCGTCCAAGCCGGCCAAGTCCGGCGGCggcaagcagaagaagaagaagtggagcAAGGGCAAGCAAAAGGAGAAGGTGAACAACGCGGTGCTGTTCGACCAGGCCACCTACGACAAGCTGCTCACCGAGGTGCCCAAGTACAAGCAGATCACGCCCTCCGTCCTCTCCGAGCGCCTCAGGGTAACGCCCGCTCGCCATCCTCCCTCCTTCTTGCTTGCTTTCTTCCCGTGAGAATTGAGATCTCGGGATGGTAGGATATGTATGTGTGTGATGCGCCATGGCTCCTGGTGAAGTTCTTCCATGTGAATCGTGATTATCTGTTTTGGGGTCAGTCAGTAGTACTCTGAACAAGGGCATGAACATACTACTATATGATTATGTTATGAATTGATTGCATGTCCTATTGGATGCCGGTTTTGGCTTCTCCATCTGTGCCGATAGTTTTTGTGCAGTGTGATGCTCAGTTTAGTGCATCCTCAGATTTTGCTTGGTGTGCAAATTGCATATTGTCATAGAAATTGCACAATCTGATTTTTACATGTGCAGTATACCCATGTTTACCGCTTATTCATAGATTTAATGGTTGATTCATGGAGGTAATGTGGTTGGTTGATGCTGTTGAATGCTTCAGTAACTTGTCTCCACATTTTGCTATCCACGGCTGTGCCTACATGCCTTATTATTAGATTGCAAGTTTGCAACTGTAGTAGTATCATGCAACGGAACATATGTTGTCGGTCTATGAATTGTTAACATGGATTACAACTATTGATGTGTGCACGGCAAGTGTTTGGCAGTTCCCCGTTTCATGTATGTATGCGCTTCCTATTTGTTATCTCACTCAATTTAATAAACTGAACTCTTCAGGCATGTACATTTATGCACACTACAAACTTGATGATCTCACCCTGCCTGTGGTTATATACCTGCAGATCAATGGGTCTCTGGCTCGCAGGGCTATCAAGGACCTGATGGAGAGGGGACTCATCAGGATGGTGTCAATCCACTCAAGCCAGCAGATCTTCACCAGGGCGACAAACACCTGATTTATCATTATCATGTGTTCCATGTCTGTTTTTAGTCCAGTAGACTGAGGTGTTGCTGTTATATTCAAGTTCACTATGTCCAGGGGGGCACACTGTGCCACCAGTAATGTTGAATTGCTTTTGAGTTTTGGTACACTTTAAGATCGTTTTGTCAGCGCAATGAAATCTACCTTATATATTGCCCTATTTGCTGCTGTCCACGCTCTACGGTTGTTCCTGGGTGCAAGGATTTTGGTGTGGTAACGGTATATGGTTCCAAGGGTATAGAGTTTATCATGTTTTGTGTTGAATGATGCTGTGAGGCTAATCTTGAGATAGCGCTGTATGATGTTGAGGCGGAGATAGCCTGTAGTTTTTATACACCTGCAGAAGTGGGTTGTTCTTGATAACTGGCTGTCGCACATAGCCTGTAGTTTCTATGCTCACTCCAGTGGGGTTCATTGGAGTAGTGCCAGCAAGAAAGTGCTCAAAGGTATCATAGTTCATAGATATTAACAGGATCCTTCTTGCATCAattgggttgaaaattgatgatcctTGTAGCATCAATTGGATTGAGAATTGATGTGATTAGCTGCTGGTCCCACCTGCTTACGTTGTTCGTGCGATGTTGGGCTCCTTTCGGCTATCCAGCTACGCACTTCCTACGAAGCGCACGGCGGCTGCCCGGAAGACATGGTGTGCAGTTGGGAACAAGCGCTGTTCTGTATAGCTCAACAGGAACGAGCCCTGGTCTGTATCTCTGTTCTTCAGGTTCAGTTGTTCTTTCGTTAGTACTATGTTTCCGTCAAAGTCAGCCTACTTATGTTTCGCCTCAATGTAACACTTCCAAGTGTGTTTGACATATAGTTAATGGATAATTGCAACTGTGTGATTTACAACCGGAATGTCATAGGGCTAAACAATCCAGGGCGCCACAAGGTTGAACCTGAACCTATCTATTGTCTTATCAAGTTTGGAACTATTGTGTTGTTAAATTTGGAACTGTCATGTTTACCTTGAAGGTAATTTATGCGCATGTGGTTATGGCTAGAAGCTGTCGACGTGTATATCCATGAAATCTTCGAATAGTAGCACACTCTAGCGCACTAAATATTGTGTAAGCTTTTGATGTCTTTACCTAACAGCTTAccatgttttgttttgtttttcaaatTAGATTAAATGGGAATCCACCGTGATCCACGCAGCTCATCTTTCcctatctttacctactaataaaccacgCATCGCTTCTGGTGGTACGTCGCTGGCATTTTTGCACAAAAGTCCCTGTTTTTACTGATATTCAAGCCGCAGTCCTATTTTAAGTGGTTAATCAGGAAAACGCTTCGTTTTTACACAAAACACCCTACCATTTGGAGTAATCAACCCGCGATCCGAACAGATTTGTAAAAAAAAAACACGGCCAGAAACTGACCACGaactcctctccctctctccctctcgccCACGAATTCCTCGGCACCAACACCACCCGCGCCGCCGGCTTCCGACGAGCTCCGACGCCGCGCAGCACGCCCCCAAGCCCCCCACGAtccgcgcctccctcccctccttcCAGATTCTCCGTTCCCGGCCTCTAACGTCCGCTCGCAACCAAACccccgtggctagggtttcgggctggGCTTCGCCGGCGCGTCTCCGGCGGCCACAGGTTCGTCCCTccttccttcttggctggggttttcACCCCTACACCTCACCATCTCTTCATATCCTCTACTGCAGATGCAGATGGAGCACGCCATGGGAGTTCCCCATCCACCACGGTCACCGCCGTCAAGTGCTTCTTCACGGAGATGTGAAGGACGCCAAGGACCTGCAGCTACTCAAGGTTTTATCTTGTCTCCATCCTATCCCCTCCCCTTGCCGCCCCTTCTTCATTGGATGACCAGATGCACAACCACATATGTTTTTTGATTCAGGCTCATAGGGTCTAGATTTGAATGTAAAACTACCTGACTTTACCATTAACAGATTGGAAGCACGATTATCGCTGCAATTTTTTTAGTCATGGCATATTTTCTCTTATATGTGTTTGTTGATGATTAATCATCAAAGGTTATACGCGTGTTTCGTCCCAAGCACAAGTCCTTCTTTCACATATCCCTTTTGTCATATGTCTTCTTGATGCAAAGAGGCTCAGCTTGCTACTGATGGATTGCAGCTTACCAAATTTGATTTGGTTTGGTACAATGGATGTTTGGTATTGATGTTGAAAGAATACTTCACTTTCTGTAATTTCTGATGTTCAGATTATACCGAATGAATGCTACCAGATTCCATATTTGTTCTAGAGATATTATTGAtcttttcatgcaccaattgttcaAGTAGTGTCTTTCTGCTAAAAGCTTTATATTGCCCTGTGTGTCCTTTTGTCCGTACCTTTTTCCAGTAATTTTCTCTGTTAACCTTGGGCCAGCTCATTTGTGTGTGCTTCATGTATATGCTCATGCTTTTGATGCTGCTGGACTTTGGAATGCATCCGCACAGTAACTTTCTGGGTATGACATATTCACTCTTAACTAAGAAATGCTACAGCTGATTCCTGATAATTATCAGTACACAATGTATTAAGTTGCCTTCGCTGTAGGTATGCTTGCATTCAGGTTGTCATTAGTTACGAGATGGTACATCAGTGTCTCCACTCTAGAGATGAATATAATACGCCAAAAGTAAGTGTCTGATCCCAGCTTCTTTTATTGTGGATTGTGGGTACGGTGAGCAATACATTGATTCACAAGTACGTCTTGCAGCACAAAAATTATTCCGTTCAAAGTGAATGACACGGCGTAAATCAAACATGCGCTGAGCCTACTAATGCGACTACCAGTACTGTTGCACTACTAGAACCCAATGGCATGATGGTACAGCAAATATGGTTTTTTATTAGATAGTTTTCTGCACTGTATATGTGATGAATTCACAAATTTATGATTTTGAGGTACTGGTGAAGGTAGATTCAAATGAGTGATGCAAATTCTTGAGTGATGCAAATTCAGAATTGCATAGGTAGTGCCTACGACTGACTAAGGGTACATGAGTTGGAAGAAAGTCCAAGCAGAAGGAACTCCTGCAGATGCCCAGGCTGCTACTGTGCCTATCTTAAGGTATTGCTTCAGCGGTGGTATTAGTTGTTATTCTTTCATGATACAGACATGACTCTTTGAGCTCCACCAAGGCATATATAACAAGAAGATAAGCTTGGTTCATTTTTTTATCAAGCAGGGGAAATGAAAGGACGATGCGCCGTACATTCTAGATTATTTATCAGTGTTAATCCGTATTAACTAATTTTATAGCCATTGTAATTAGCAATAGAGAAATGTTTGCTGATTTTTTTACCTGCGAGACCATAGTACTTTCTTGTTTTCTTTCTGTAATAAGTGCGAGATACGAGCAATAATAATATATTGGAGTTTATTCATGGATGAAGCGGTTCATCTCAAGATATATAACATTCATGTTTCCCTTCCTAATGTTTCTTTGGTGAAGTCATAACCTATTTATGTTTCAATGGAATTCTGTTCAATTTGCAATTGTTTCCTACTATGCAGGGTGATCTTGACCTGATTTTGCTTTCGAACTGAATTGTGGTAATCAAGCAGGGAGACGAGACGCTGTTGAGCTGTTTTTCGGTAGATTTGAGCTACCTAGAGTTGAGCTAGGCACCAGACGAGCAGAAGCACAAACGTAGGAGGTATCCAACAATGGCAACCGCAACGCCATTCCACTTAAACCTGGAGACCAGAGAAAGGATGCGGTACCACTGCTCTTCTTTCTCCTTACTAAATCTCTGAAAAGGGATGCTCATATAATTACTAATAATTTAGTTGCAAGTCTTCTGTAAGAGCCTTGATGTACTTTATCTCATGGTTTGGGTTGTGAAAGAATTTTGGAAGGACCACAAGGTAGTCTTCAGTTCAGTTTGTCCATTTATAGTGTTGATGTATCTAGCTACTTGTATCTGCTTTCTTTTGTTGTAAAATGAAATAGCATTCTTGCTGATCAATGAAATTAGAAAATCAACAGACTACAttgttccttttttttcttttctttttctatccTTGAAGATATTTAATGATGTGATATGAAACTTTTAGTTTTGTTCTATTATGCAAAGTTAAGAGTTTTCGGGATAAAATTCTAATTTGGGCCACTCTCTTTTTTACAAGAGTTCTAGGAAAATTTACATTGAAATTTGTCACATGCAAACTGGAGGAAGGGGCAATAAGCAGAGAATTCCCCTCAAGATGTGAACTGCATTGATGCCCTCGGTATGTGTGTTGCTACTGTTGAATGATGCTCCCTTGTCGTTGTTGCTATAGTACGATTTAGTACAGCTTGTCTAAATGGGTTAGAAGAGGGGTTATGAAATGTTTTGTTGGAGTTTAAATATTCTTTCATGTATTAGACTGATAAGTTGTGCACTTTTGCTGCTGTTAGATAAACTGACTACTCTGTACTGTTGGATAGCCATGGTATGTGTTAGTTTTATTTTACCACAAAAGTTTCTTGGGAGTTGGGATATCAGGTGTATTCATTACTTTTCCTATGAATATATTCTATTTTGGTGCACTGTATATCTATCTAATCTATCTATCCAAGTTTTCAAAGAAATTGATGGCGGCGGCTCGGTCGTGTCGTGGTGAATGGCGAAGCTTCGAAACTGAACATGAGAAAGGTGTTGACGCGCGGCTGGGAGACGTACATACTTGAGGAAATATGATTCATAAGGTTTCATATTAACGAAAACTGATAATCTGAACATTTTGTTTATTCCTGGATGACTTTATTCTCCAATATGAATATGTAAGAAAAGATATGACATACATTTGTGTAAATTGATAATGTAGGGTCATCTCGAAACTTTATTATTTTTTCAAGATTGATTTACTTGGTGGTGTTAACTTCCATTTTCTCGAAACAGGACATGTGTTCTATTTCTGAAAAAAGAAGCTTCTCTGTTAGCTAGCATCCCCGACGGTATTTTTAGACTGGATGTAGACCAGTAGGGTCAATTAAAAATTGTTGGCTATAGATGACTTTAAGTTTCTAGCTTTCATAAAATGTAGACGTGTACGTACTCTAACAGTATGTCGTGGTTGATGATGGTCCTATGTACTGGTTGAAATTATCATGTTGGATAATATTGCTTATATGTTGTGGTTGATGGTGGTCCTATGTACTGGTTGAAATTATCatgttggataatattgcttttacTAGCAGTTGCCGTGCTCTTATTATTTTATTTCCACAAATATAATCATGTTTTGCTATTGATGTAATGCTAAGTTCCTTGACTGAAATCAAACCCTTTAGTCGCTAATGTGGTGCTCTTATTATTGTTATATTCCTTCGCTGAAAACAAACCTTGTTCATGGCTAACTTATAGAATAGCAGATGCAGAGTTCAAAAAGCATCAAGCTCAGGAACACTCTAGCCATGTATTTGATTCTGTTGAAGACCCAATATATAATGAGTGATGCGGGCCTGTTTGGATTGCAGCCGCGGGACGCCCTGCCAATTTTTTGGCGTTGACCGCTACCAGGGGCGTTCGTTTGGATTGACGCCTATGTTTCGTAGCCACGCCAAATTTTTGGTATTTCTGTTAAGTTTCGATGCCATGCGTTGGCGAGATCTTGGTGGCAAAATTGCTCGCCAACTTTTTGGTGTGGCTGACTTTGGCGGGGCTGATTGGGGCGCAATCCAAACGCCCCCTGCATCTCCTGATGTTGAGCTATATGGACCATATGAGCAGAACCACAGTGACTAACATACGAGTCAATAGAATTCATAAAGTTGCAGTTTATTTGCTCTATTCAATAATGGCTTCAGTTTCAATGCAAATCGTTAACTGGACTTCCCTGATTGCGGTGGTGTGTATTATTCTGCAAAAAAGTAGTATCGTCGCCTTTTAATGTTTTCATTCACATCCATGGTCATATATGTTGCTTTGACGAAACAGTTTATCAACATCAATTGTAGCTGGCAGGGCTCGTGATGGACAAGGCGAACGCAGCGGATAGGGCACCAAAGGGGGGTGTGGTTGCAGCGGCATAGAGCACTTCGACAAAGGAGACTTGAGAATGGGGACGATAAGGAAGATGAGTTTGTGCTTCCTTCTATCTAAGTCAACTGTGAAGATGTAAAAAAATGCCCTAAACAAGTTTAAAAATCTTCACAGTTTTCATATCTTCACAAATTTTTTGTTTCAAAACAATATGTTCGCACTTTCTAAAAGAGCTTAATTTTTTTCCAAAAGCAAAGTTCCATTTTTACTATTTTCCCCATTTACAAATGAAAAAAACATTCTTAAAAGAAAacatcaattcaaaaaatgttctttaaTAAAAACATTAACTAATCTTAAATAAGTGttccaatttttatgaaaatgttaactTTTGTTAAAAATAAAAAAGTTCCATGTTTAACCTTTTATTGTTGTTTATTAAAATTGAATATAAAAATGATGCACAATGGCATATGAAGCAGGTTGTGCCTTtttcgcccggtgcaacgcacgggcaagcaGCGGACAGAGGCGGCTTCAGCAGACGGACttggcgaggcggcggaggcgcagggAGTCCCGGCGGAACCGTATCCGACGAGGATGGACGCCGGTGAcgtgggcgaggaggaggagggctcCGGCGGCGGAGAACCTCCAGGCGGCGGCTGCTTGCAGTTCGGCGTCGGCCTCCTGTAGGTAACAGAGAAAGAGTGAGttggtgtgagagagagagacaagaAGAAGAGCCAGGGGAGGAAGGAGAAAGGgagaaggaagagaggcagggcGGCCTGGAGGAGCTGTTGTTGCTGCGCAGGGACGAGGAGGAGGCACGCGGGTCGGAGACGACGCGCGGGCAGGGGAGCTCCTACATGGACGCCGTCGAGCTCGCGGCAAGGAGCAATGACAAGCAGCAGCAGCGGTGGCAAGCAGAGGCAgcgggcagcagcagcagagggcaGAAGCGGGAGGCAGCAGCGGCAACGGGCAGCAGAAGCAGAGGGCTGCTGCCACAACAGAGGTATGTATCCCCTTGAAAGCAGCAAGCATCACTGCATCAGCCTTCTGTTCTTTGTGTTCTCTGTATAGATGTGTAGTACTCCCTGATCAACAGAGGGAGCAGTAACCAAGAAGCAGCAGGCTGCTGCTCTCCTCCCTGATCCCCTGTATATGAAATAGCAGTAGCGCATGAGTGAATGAAGCAATCAATTTCTGAATTACAGACAGCATACAGATTTTCTGAATCCAAACAAAATGAAGCATATACCGTAGGTTGTTCTATTGTTGATCCAACCACATGCTCTGTTTCTGCATGCCATGGAAGCTTTATTTTCAAATCCCCTTTTTCTGCACGACAATTGAAAAGAATGCAGGAGTCGGAGAATGAACAAAATTGCTTTGAACTTCACAGCAGCAGACTAAATTCCTAAAGGCAAAAAAATTTTAGTACTACAGGATATACCTTCAGAGTTTATGACAGTTCTAATAAATATATGATGTTGATTGGTTAGCTGAGTTAGAAGTAGAGCTATTCAAATATATTTACTCTGACAAGTGCAAAAAATCCTTATACTCCTAGCTATATGCTTATCCTATATCTACTTCTCACATTATACATATGCTCCACTACAAAGGGGTCTAAATAATAACATGATTTTTTTCAGTTAAAGTTCCAAGCAACTTTCCTGTGTGAATCTGAGAATCTCACTAAAACCTGTGTTTCATTGTGTATATTCAGCCTATCGATTCGAGTTTCAGACTGATCATAAACATACCTCAGTTTAAGATGTGATGCTGATTTGATTTGTGTGCTGCACCATTGTCCATATCTTCGATTTCAAGCAGTTCCATGGCAAATCAAATACATTTTTCTTTGTTTATGACAATACATATTTGACAGGTTAAAGCATGTACTATTGTGTATACTGAAGTGTAACAAGCCTTTCCCAGTAGTAAAACTGAAAGTATATATAGCTTATGTGTACTGTACTTTCGGTAATATAGATGCCAATATCATTACTTTTTTTAGTTAGGGGGTGGTGGTTATTCACTCACAGTCAGGTTCAATGCTCATCATGTTATTTCCTTTCCAAAGATACCTCGGTGTTCTATGGTTAGAAATAGAAGATAGCATACACGAGGCCAAATCTTGACATGATTCAGTCATCCACATATTCTAGAAACAACAGATCAGATTTAAACAACTATCTTAGGAGTAGCAGACACATCTACATctattacctactaataaagcaagatgCATTTCTCTAAATTTCTAATCCTTTCACCTTCTAAAATTATTAAAACCAATCGAGCTAGCCCACCTCGGCTGCAAGCAAAGATTGTTCTACAATAGTCCCGCCTCGGTTTCTTACACACAATTTCTCCAATTCATATATGTCTTTGATTTTCTCGGTATTAAGGAGCTAACTTGAAAATCAATGAGCCCAGGTTAAGGACCGACGTGACAGAGAAATAAAGGAAGAAAATTGCTTTGAGGACAACTGCATCTCAAACGACATGAGACGTGACAAAGAAGTAAAAGGGAAGGAAAGAACTAGGAGAAAGACCCTAAGTTAAAGAAAAACATGGTGCAAGCTGTGCGAGCCGCCACCAGAAATTGTAGCATCTAAATGAAAGACTATTACCAGGTTCTGTATTTATACCATTTACAGCAACTGGTTTTTGTGCCTTGGGCTGTGATCCTAAAAATACATTGATGCATAGTTCATACAAATACAATTTGACGCTGCGACTGGTTCATACAATCAATTTCtctaaaaaaaggaaagaaaacaaaTCAAGCAATCTTTTGAATTTATGCATTGTCACATTGAACCAAAGTGTTCAAAGACACGAACTCACCATGGTCAGAGAAAAAAAACTGATAGCACCTTGAGCAGGCCTCAGTTCCCACACCCCTGCTTAGAAGACTGGATTGGAGCTGACTTCCGTGGGCTTGCCTTTGACCCAAGTCTCCTGACCGAAGCCATAGACGAAAATCAAACGCGTCAACCAAATCCCTGGACAAAAAGAGGcggcaactcaaaatcactctccgGGCCACTAACCACCATGGATGTGCCGCCCACGAACCTATGGATCGGGAGCGGTGCTTCATATTGTGATGTGTCACCTCAGTGCCGCCGGGCATGGGCCATTGCTCCCAGCGATGCTGGAGGCTCTGCCCCGCTCCCTCCGCCCGACAAAGTGTGGATCTGCAGGGAGGTGGAAGCTGCACCGGGGAGAAAGGTCAGATACGAGAGAAGCGAGATGGGAGAATAAGGAGAGGAGGCGGAGGTCGGCAGGCGACttgggagacggcggcggctcatCAGTGTCTCTGATGGCAGCGGGGTCGTGTGATGTCGAGGTGGCAGAAGAAGGGGATGAGATCCTCCTCTGGAATCCTCTCTCCTCATTAGGGAAAGGATGTGTGGCCTCAACCACGTGACCAAGAGCTACTGCGTGGAGCCCGTGGCCGCCCACTTACCAAAAGGAGCTTGTGACACGAGGCAAACATGCGGTACGCCGGGGACAGGATGAACACGTACTAAGAGCATCTTGAGCCGAATACAGCAAATTCGACGCCTCAAACAACAACGAAAGCACGCCCATGGCACTGACTGGATACCTCAATTTAATTAAGAAATCTAATAAATCCATACTATTACATGACACGTAAAACCTAATCGAAGTAGAGCACAtactaagagcatcttcagccggaTACAGCAAATCCGACCCCTCAAACGCCTATGAGGACGCGTCCGTGGACACTGACCGTTCATGCCTCAAATAATTTCTTCTACAACGGGATACCTCAATTCAATTAAGAAATTAATAAATCCATACTATTACGACACCTAAAACCTAATCTAAGCAGAGCCCGCACGTCCGCCGTGTCCATATCCGACGGTCGACTGCACCCCT
This portion of the Triticum dicoccoides isolate Atlit2015 ecotype Zavitan chromosome 7A, WEW_v2.0, whole genome shotgun sequence genome encodes:
- the LOC119329485 gene encoding 40S ribosomal protein S25-2; protein product: MAPKKEKAPAASSKPAKSGGGKQKKKKWSKGKQKEKVNNAVLFDQATYDKLLTEVPKYKQITPSVLSERLRINGSLARRAIKDLMERGLIRMVSIHSSQQIFTRATNT